A genomic segment from Solenopsis invicta isolate M01_SB chromosome 5, UNIL_Sinv_3.0, whole genome shotgun sequence encodes:
- the LOC113004818 gene encoding uncharacterized protein LOC113004818: MEEKVHVQVRDNSQSIEHILRPISCTAWLLGVGIAHPRKCPKAIMIIIRIIPMAVCSYVTIRDTKFFFTKHSDYWQIDTRRYLDFLNRTLCYISAFYYIYHGIRQYNKWPELMDRLKKLDQNIRKEISMNDRSIKIIEALALLMTFTFCPLMPIIRVLYDYFILSYQVHEIFAREMLFYYILAQSLINSFVFDVVVYVLYCRFQTVNKLIGQLDEFSDVQCVTFKIRRIRELHADICDLANMVNDIHGLHLLLCSVNCFIMAVATSLFLHDVSTGRAFVEPMIRNFFHIAYAMQFCLICWICTLACQESNKTGRLIHKIILNCKLVNLDMHEASNQSSLEMRSALEDLNSEQNSNSSSSHNLNYVVMENFLHKHLNRDCFRNEVNDFSTQLQQNRVAFTACDFFEINNTSFCYVSI; this comes from the exons ATGGAAGAGAAGGTACATGTGCAAGTGAGAGACAACTCGCAGTCGATAGAGCATATCTTACGTCCAATATCGTGTACCGCCTGGCTCCTGGGCGTCGGTATTGCACATCCGCGAAAGTGTCCCAAAGCTATAATGATAATCATACGTATAATTCCTATGGCTGTGTGTTCCTATGTCACGATACGCGACACAAAATTTTTCTTCACTAAACATTCTGACTATTGGCAGATCGACACAAGAAGATACTTAGATTTTCTAAACAGAACGCTGTGTTACATATCAgccttttattatatttatcacggAATCAGGCAGTACAACAAGTGGCCGGAACTGATGGATAGATTGAAAAAACTTGATCAGAACATCAGGAAAGAAATATCCATGAATGACCGGtctataaaaattatcgaaGCGTTAGCACTTCTCATGACGTTCACTTTCTGTCCTTTGATGCCAATTATTCGAGTTCTGTACGATTACTTTATCTTATCATATCAAGTACACGAAATTTTTGCAAGAGAAATGCTGTTTTACTACATATTAGCGCAGTCGTTGATCAACAGCTTCGTTTTCGATGTTGTCGTCTATGTGTTATATTGTAGATTTCAAAcagtaaataaattgattggcCAGTTGGATGAATTTTCCGATGTGCAATGTGTAACGTTCAAGATTAGACGCATCAGAGAATTGCATGCCG ATATTTGTGACCTCGCTAATATGGTAAACGATATTCATGGTCTTCATCTTCTCCTCTGCTCGGTGAACTGCTTCATCATGGCTGTGGCTACTTCACTATTCCTTCATGACGTTTCCACGGGCAGAGCCTTCGTGGAACCAATGATACGAAATTTCTTTCACATTGCATATGCCATGCAATTCTGCCTGATTTGTTGGATTTGCACACTCGCGTGTCAAGAATCCAATAAGACCGGGAGACtcatacacaaaattatattgaattgcaAACTTGTGAATTTAGATATGCACGAGGCGAGTAATCAATCGAGTCTAGAAATGCGATCTGCACTGGAAGACCTGAACAGCGAGCAAAATTCTAATAGTAGCAGCAGTCACAATTTGAATTACGTTGTCATGGAAAATTTTTTGCACAAACACTTAAACCGAGATTGTTTCAGAAACGAGGTCAATGATTTTTCAACTCAATTACAGCAGAATCGAGTAGCATTTACGGCCTGtgattttttcgaaataaacaATACTTCGTTCTGTTATGTGAGTATATAA
- the LOC113004819 gene encoding uncharacterized protein LOC113004819, with amino-acid sequence MEEEQVHVQVKDNSSSIEHILRPITYISWLLGVGVAHPRKCPKTITIIIRIIQVAVCSSILMYDAKLFYFWIYHSVHNDVFIYMDILNWTVCYISIYYYIYYGIRQYSKWPELMDRLKRLDQEIRKEISMNDQFIKIIEALAIFTTFTFWPLWPIIHALYLYLTGFVNIIKINDLLFFYILAQSLINSFVFDIVVYVLYRRFQILNKLTSQLDKLSDVQHIVFKIRRIRELHADVCDLASMVNDIHGLHLLLCSASCFMMAVTTLFTLLMNIWKSIYPFFYTAYAMQFYLICWICTFACRESNKTGTIIHKIILIWKSVNLDHEASNLSSLEVQCLLEDSNGEQNSNCNSSYNPHVIENSLSRNLDRECVIRELNDFSTQLQQNHIAFTAYDFFKINNASFACFIGVIFFYLMIFV; translated from the exons ATGGAGGAGGAGCAAGTACATGTGCAAGTGAAAGACAACTCGTCGTCGATAGAGCACATCTTACGTCCAATAACGTACATCTCGTGGCTCCTGGGTGTCGGTGTAGCACATCCGCGAAAGTGTCCCAAAACTATAACGATAATCATACGCATAATTCAAGTGGCTGTGTGTTCCTCTATCTTAATGTACGACGcaaaacttttctatttttgGATATATCATTCTGTTCATAATGACGTATTCATCTACATGGATATTCTAAACTGGACGGTGTGTTACAtatcgatttattattatatttattacggaATCAGACAGTACAGCAAGTGGCCGGAACTGATGGATAGATTGAAAAGACTCGATCAGGAGATCAGAAAAGAAATATCCATGAATGATcagttcataaaaattattgaagcgCTAGCAATTTTCACGACGTTCACTTTCTGGCCTTTGTGGCCGATTATTCATGCTCTGTATTTATACTTAACAGGTTTcgtaaacattattaaaataaatgatttactgtttttttacatattagcGCAGTCTTTGATCAACAGCTTCGTCTTCGACATTGTCGTCTATGTGTTATATCGcagatttcaaatattaaataaattgactaGCCAGTTGGATAAGTTATCTGATGTGCAACACATCGTGTTCAAGATTAGACGCATCAGAGAATTGCATGCCG ATGTTTGTGATCTTGCCAGCATGGTAAACGATATTCACGGTCTTCATCTCCTCTTATGCTCGGCGAGTTGCTTCATGATGGCTGTGACTACACTATTCACTCTTTTAATGAACATATGGAAGTCGAtatatccttttttttacaCTGCATATGCTATGCAATTCTACCTGATTTGTTGGATTTGCACTTTCGCGTGTCGAGAATCCAATAAGACCGGAACAAttatacacaaaattatattgatttggAAGTCTGTAAATCTTGATCACGAGGCGAGTAATCTATCGAGTTTAGAAGTGCAATGTTTACTGGAAGATTCGAACGGCGAGCAAAATTCTAATTGTAACAGCAGTTACAATCCGCACGTCATAGAAAATTCTTTGAGCAGAAATCTGGACCGAGAATGTGTCATAAGAGAACTCAATGATTTTTCGACTCAACTGCAGCAGAATCATATAGCATTTACGGCCTAcgatttcttcaaaataaataatgcttCGTTCGCTTGT ttcaTCGGGGTGATCTTCTTTTATCTAATGATCTTTGTTTAA
- the LOC113004821 gene encoding uncharacterized protein LOC113004821: MKKFHVQVKENSPLVEAKMNEEIHAQAKDNSPSIENILRPISYTAWLLGVGIARPRKCPKAITIIIRMIHMAVCSYVMIRDTKYYFANIQVDIRVYIYYFIDRMIYYISTFYYIYHGIRLYNKWPELMDRLKELDQNIRKETSMNYRFLKIVEALAIFTTFIFCPLWPIIKILNYYLNVSHIVHETYIIRMLYYYILAQSLINSFVFVVVVYVLYCRFQIINKLIGQLEKLSNVQWIAFKIRRIRKLHADVCDLASMVNDIHGLHLLFCSANCFTMAIVSLFFVFKYVKHFSWVDLIQHFLFIVYSMQFCLICWICTLASQESNRTGRIMHKVIMNCQPLSLDNRDAINQSSLEMRSAREDWNNVKNYNCSSHNLYVVRNFLHKNLDQKCVRKEVNDFSIQLQQNRVVFTACDFFEMNNASFGYFVGVIVTYLILFVQFNTF, from the exons ATGAAGAAGTTCCATGTGCAAGTGAAAGAAAACTCGCCGTTGGTAGAGGCGAAAATGAATGAAGAGATTCATGCACAAGCGAAAGACAACTCGCCCTCGATAGAGAACATCTTACGTCCAATATCATACACCGCCTGGCTTTTAGGCGTCGGTATTGCACGTCCACGAAAGTGTCCTAAAGCTATAACGATAATAATACGTATGATTCACATGGCTGTGTGTTCCTATGTCATGATACGCGACACTAAATATTACTTCGCTAATATTCAGGTTGACATAAGggtgtacatatattattttatagacaggatgatatattacatatcaaccttttattatatttatcatggaATCAGGCTGTACAACAAGTGGCCGGAGCTGATGGATAGATTGAAAGAACTCGATCAGAACATCAGGAAAGAAACATCCATGAATtaccgatttttaaaaattgttgaagcACTAGCAATTTTCACGACGTTTATTTTCTGTCCTTTGTGGCCGATTATTAAAATTCTGAATTATTACCTTAACGTATCACATATAGTACACGAAACTTATATAATAAGAATGctgtattattacatattagcACAGTCGTTGATCAACAGCTTCGTCTTCGTCGTTGTCGTCTATGTGTTATATTGcagatttcaaataataaataaattgatcggTCAGTTGGAAAAGTTATCCAATGTGCAATGGATCGCGTTCAAGATTAGACGCATCAGAAAATTGCATGCCG ATGTTTGTGATCTCGCCAGCATGGTCAACGATATTCACGGTCTTCATCTCCTCTTCTGCTCGGCGAATTGTTTCACCATGGCTATAGTTTCACtattctttgtttttaaatacgTGAAGCATTTTAGCTGGGTAGATCTGATACAACATTTCTTATTCATTGTATATTCCATGCAATTCTGCCTGATTTGTTGGATTTGCACACTTGCGAGTCAAGAATCCAATAGGACCGGCAGAATCATGCATAAAGTTATAATGAATTGCCAACCTCTAAGTCTTGATAATCGCGACGCGATTAATCAATCGAGTTTAGAAATGCGATCTGCACGAGAAGATTGGAACAACGTGAAGAACTATAATTGTAGCAGTCATAATCTGTACGTCGTGAGAAATTTTTTGCACAAAAATCTGGACCAAAAGTGTGTCAGAAAAGAAGTCAATGATTTTTCGATTCAACTGCAGCAGAATCGAGTAGTATTCACGGCCTGCGATTTCTTCGAAATGAACAATGCTTCTTTCGGTTAT TTCGTCGGGGTGATCGTCACTTATCTAATACTCTTCGTTCAATTCAACaccttttaa
- the LOC113004820 gene encoding uncharacterized protein LOC113004820, with protein sequence MYYYITISHKVHERFIIGTLYYYILAQSLINSFVFVVVVYVLYCRFQIINKLIGQLEKLSNVQWIAFKIRRIRELHADICDLASMVNDIHGLHLLFCSATCFTMAIVSLLHFFKYAWSFYLVDVIQHFLCIVYSMQFWLICWICTLACQESSRTGRIMHKVILNCQPMNLDNQEAGNQSSPDLRSALEDWNSKKNSNCSSTHNVMENFLRKNLDRKCVRKEVNDFSTQLQQNRVVFTAYDFFKINNASFGYFVGVIVTYLIFFFQFNTIY encoded by the exons ATGTATTACTACATTACCATATCACATAAAGTACATGAACGTTTTATTATAGGAACGCTGTATTACTACATATTAGCGCAGTCGTTGATCAACAGCTTCGTCTTTGTCGTTGTCGTCTATGTGTTATATTGcagatttcaaataataaataaattgatcggTCAGTTGGAAAAGTTATCCAATGTGCAATGGATCGCGTTCAAGATTAGACGCATCAGAGAATTGCATGCGG ATATTTGTGACCTCGCTAGCATGGTAAACGATATTCACGGTCTTCATCTCCTTTTCTGTTCGGCAACTTGCTTCACCATGGCTATAGTTTCACTACTCCATTTTTTCAAATACGCGTGGAGTTTTTACTTGGTAGATGTGATACAACATTTCTTATGCATTGTATATTCCATGCAATTCTGGCTGATTTGTTGGATTTGTACACTCGCGTGCCAAGAATCCAGTAGGACTGGCAGAATCATGCACAAAGTTATATTGAATTGCCAACCTATGAATCTTGATAATCAGGAGGCAGGTAATCAATCGAGTCCAGATTTGCGATCTGCACTAGAAGATTGGAACAGCAAGAAGAATTCTAATTGTAGCAGCACTCACAATGTCATGGAAAATTTTTTGCGCAAAAATCTGGACCGAAAGTGTGTCAGAAAAGAGGTCAATGATTTTTCCACTCAACTGCAGCAAAATCGAGTAGTATTTACTGCCTAcgatttcttcaaaataaacaATGCTTCTTTCGGTTAT ttcgTCGGGGTGATCGTCACTTATCTAATATTCTTCTTTCAATTCAACACcatctattaa
- the LOC120357906 gene encoding uncharacterized protein LOC120357906 has product MEEKVHVQVKDNSPSIERILRPISYCAWLLGVGIAHPRKFSKSTTIIIRIIHLAMCSNFTILNTTFFFTSFSSSLRIFTIQMYLYCLNIMTICISAFYYIYHGMRQYNKWPELMDRLKELDQKIREEISMNDRSIKIVEALAVLITFTCPLIPIIQFLYDYFNSSYLSHSSYHKMFIIIVLFYYILAQSLINSFVFDVVVYVLYCRFQTVNKLIVQLDELYDVQQIEFKIKRIREWHFDICDLARMVNDIHSVYLLFYSVNCFINAVASSAFLFHAISNYKHLAEMLPYNFFYIVYAMQFCLICWTCTLACQESNKTGRLIHKFILKYKSVNLDKNEASNQSSLEMLLDDLDSEQYSNCSSSHNPYVEENFLHRNLDRECVTKVVNDFSTQLQQNRLTFTACHFLELNNTSFCFFVGVIFTYLTIFFQNTK; this is encoded by the exons ATGGAAGAGAAGGTACATGTGCAAGTGAAAGACAACTCGCCATCGATAGAGCGCATCTTACGTCCAATATCGTACTGCGCCTGGCTCTTGGGCGTCGGGATTGCACATCCGCGAAAGTTTTCAAAATCTACAACGATAATCATACGTATAATTCACCTTGCTATGTGTTCCAATTTCACGATACTCAACACAACATTTTTCTTcacttctttttcttcctctctacGGATATTCACCATACAAATGTACTTATATTGTCTAAACATAATGACAATATGCATATCAgccttttattatatttatcacggAATGAGGCAGTACAATAAGTGGCCGGAACTAATGGACAGATTGAAAGAACTCGATCAGAAGATCAGGGAAGAAATATCCATGAATGACCGGTCTATAAAAATTGTCGAAGCGTTAGCAGTTCTCATAACGTTCACTTGTCCTTTGATACCAATTATTCAATTTCTGTacgattattttaattcttcataTCTAAGTCATTCTTCATatcacaaaatgtttataataattgtgctgttttattacatattagcACAGTCGTTGATCAACAGCTTTGTCTTCGACGTTGTTGTCTATGTGTTATATTGCAGATTTCAAAcagtaaataaattgattgtccAGTTGGATGAGTTATACGATGTGCAACAAATAGAGTTCAAAATTAAACGCATCAGAGAATGGCATTTTG ATATTTGTGATCTCGCCAGAATGGTAAACGATATTCATAGTGTTTATCTCCTCTTCTACTCGGTGAACTGCTTCATCAATGCTGTGGCTTCTTCAGCATTTCTTTTTCATGCCATTTCCAATTATAAACACTTGGCGGAAATGCTGccatataatttcttttacattgtaTATGCTATGCAATTCTGCTTGATTTGTTGGACTTGCACACTCGCGTGTCAAGAATCCAATAAGACCGGGAGACTCATAcacaaatttatattgaaatacaaATCTGTGAATCTTGATAAAAACGAGGCGAGTAATCAATCAAGTCTAGAAATGCTACTGGACGATTTGGACAGCGAGCAATATTCTAATTGTAGCAGCAGTCATAATCCGTATGtcgaggaaaattttttgcacaGAAATCTCGACCGAGAATGTGTCACAAAAGTGGTCAATGATTTTTCGACACAATTGCAGCAGAATCGATTAACATTTACGGCGTGCCATTTCTTAGAACTAAACAATACTTCGTTCTGTTTT TTCGTCGGGGTGATCTTCACTTATCTAACGATCTTCTTtcaaaatactaaataa